The following proteins are co-located in the Gossypium hirsutum isolate 1008001.06 chromosome A02, Gossypium_hirsutum_v2.1, whole genome shotgun sequence genome:
- the LOC107942364 gene encoding 60S ribosomal protein L38: protein MPKQIHEIKDFLLTARKKGACSVKIKKSRDVVKFKVRCSKYLYTLCVSDAEKADKLKQSLPPGLSVQDL, encoded by the exons ATG CCAAAGCAAATTCATGAGATCAAGGACTTCCTTCTCACTGCCAGAAAGAAAGGTGCATGCTCTGTAAAAATCAAGAAGAGCAGAGACGTTGTAAAGTTCAAAGTTCGCTGTTCAAAGTACTTGTATACACTTTGTGTGTCTGATGCTGAGAAGGCTGATAAGTTGAAGCAGTCTCTCCCTCCAG GTTTGAGTGTCCAGGACCTGTGA